The Paracoccus sp. MC1862 genome includes a window with the following:
- a CDS encoding IS5 family transposase, which translates to MSKPTRLTYKTRNWPAYNEALKRRGSLTIWFDPEMSWEAAATGRRGRQQTYSDAAIQTCLSMKVLFGMALRQTAGFVESLLRLIGLDWTVPDFSTLSRRQKTLAVNIPYRGSKGPLHLLVDSTGIKVEGEGEWHARKHGGPKRRIWRKIHIGIDEETLEVRAIEITGSHIGDAPVLPDLLNQIPADEEIGSVTADGAYDTRKCHDAIADRGAHAVIPPRRNAKPWKAVTAGAAARNEALRSAKYLGRTLWRRWSGYHRRSRVETKMHCVKLLGQRLMARDFDRQVAELQVRIAVLNGYTALGIPVTEAVE; encoded by the coding sequence ATGAGCAAACCCACACGCCTGACCTACAAGACCAGGAACTGGCCGGCCTACAATGAAGCGCTCAAGCGCCGTGGCTCGCTGACGATCTGGTTCGACCCCGAGATGAGCTGGGAGGCGGCTGCGACAGGTCGACGTGGCCGACAGCAGACCTACAGCGATGCCGCCATCCAGACTTGCCTTTCCATGAAGGTGCTGTTCGGCATGGCATTGCGGCAGACGGCAGGGTTCGTCGAGAGCCTGCTTCGCCTGATCGGCCTCGACTGGACGGTGCCTGACTTCAGCACGCTGTCGCGGCGCCAGAAGACCCTGGCCGTCAACATCCCGTATCGGGGCTCCAAGGGACCTCTGCACCTGCTGGTCGACAGCACCGGGATCAAGGTCGAAGGCGAAGGCGAGTGGCACGCCCGCAAGCATGGCGGCCCGAAGCGGCGTATCTGGCGCAAGATTCACATTGGGATCGACGAGGAAACGCTAGAAGTCCGGGCCATCGAGATCACCGGGAGCCACATCGGTGACGCCCCGGTCCTGCCAGATCTGCTCAACCAGATCCCGGCGGACGAGGAGATCGGCAGCGTTACGGCTGACGGTGCCTACGACACCCGCAAGTGCCACGATGCGATCGCCGACCGCGGCGCTCACGCCGTGATCCCGCCCCGCAGGAACGCAAAGCCATGGAAGGCTGTCACGGCCGGGGCCGCGGCGCGCAACGAGGCTCTGCGATCTGCGAAATACCTGGGCCGCACGCTTTGGCGAAGATGGAGTGGATACCACCGCCGGAGCCGCGTCGAGACGAAGATGCATTGCGTGAAACTTCTGGGGCAACGCCTCATGGCGCGGGACTTCGATCGTCAGGTCGCCGAACTTCAGGTCCGGATTGCCGTCCTGAACGGCTACACCGCGCTCGGCATACCCGTCACTGAAGCTGTGGAATGA